One window of the Archangium primigenium genome contains the following:
- a CDS encoding YIP1 family protein has translation MISFVQPTRVLLDPLEGTRIAVEARRWLWPLLLLVACVSASGVAFALRWNAAPAVVRQLQSAGGLERMTESELSEEIQNASRKALVAGVAKGVLLMPLLTLVLAVGLWACAWLLDRPAPFARLWSAAALAMLPIALYHLIFTLCALAQPSLSEAQVQDLVPSSLAVLRDLGPKVARAARAVDFFNLWSAGLLGLGFSAATGMSRGRALVLFALLYIALAGVVFVGLPGMAAAQAGGAA, from the coding sequence ATGATCTCCTTCGTTCAACCCACCCGCGTGCTGCTGGATCCCCTGGAGGGGACGCGCATCGCGGTCGAGGCTCGCCGCTGGCTCTGGCCCCTGTTGCTGCTCGTCGCGTGTGTGTCCGCTTCAGGGGTGGCCTTCGCGCTGCGCTGGAACGCGGCGCCGGCGGTGGTGCGGCAGCTCCAATCCGCGGGAGGCCTGGAGCGGATGACCGAGAGCGAGCTCTCCGAGGAGATCCAGAACGCCTCGCGCAAGGCGCTGGTGGCGGGGGTCGCCAAGGGCGTGCTCCTCATGCCGCTCTTGACGTTGGTGCTCGCGGTGGGGCTGTGGGCGTGCGCGTGGCTGCTGGACCGGCCCGCCCCGTTCGCGCGCCTGTGGTCGGCGGCGGCGCTGGCGATGCTGCCCATCGCGCTCTACCACCTCATCTTCACGCTGTGCGCGCTCGCCCAGCCCTCGCTGTCCGAGGCGCAGGTGCAGGACCTGGTGCCCTCGAGCCTGGCGGTGCTCCGGGACCTGGGGCCCAAGGTGGCGCGGGCGGCGCGGGCCGTGGACTTCTTCAACCTCTGGAGCGCGGGCCTGCTGGGCCTGGGCTTCTCGGCGGCCACGGGCATGAGCCGGGGCCGGGCGCTCGTGTTGTTCGCGCTGCTCTACATCGCCCTGGCGGGGGTGGTGTTCGTGGGGCTGCCGGGCATGGCGGCGGCCCAGGCGGGAGGTGCGGCATGA
- a CDS encoding AAA family ATPase, with the protein MVDSTDLAQVLQEASDIAQSVAQKLTSAHVLLALFTVENRAQLLLKEKGVDEDSLLEHMTAHVQEQDGLVRTLCMRARENAQSMGSREADCLHLLVAFTRVPCAAREMLTKAGLHLISLANIAMSYCVSGNTPRRFQPGRNPQPLVMPRPSRPPGSPPSALPMNAFASSISRAPPPPPRAPSRPALSPRDLIDEVHEDVRTVTPPPLPPAPARTPPPVAAPAAPPVAAPPAVVTPAAAPPVAPPAAAPARPAPARTAAPLVLDEKRFPLLTSHGRNLSRLAQEGKLDPVVGRAKEIEEVIDVLGKRRTNNPCLLGEAGVGKTAVVEGVAQRLTELRGGLAEKILIELDMATLVAGTQLRGAFSEKLNALKDEVRRGDGRVVVFIDEIHTLVGAGSTGEGPQDAANELKTAMARGEFPCIGATTHDEYRKFISQDPALERRFTPVVVHEPSVPETVEILQGIIGRYEDHHGLLYAPDALEAAASLASRYVTDRFMPDKAISVVDLAGSRCRREGKELVEASDVARIVAKIAGIPEERLLMTDSARLLRLEADLGERVIGHEEAISRIARVIRRNYAGFASRRPMGSFLFLGPTGVGKTEMARALAEVLFGSKDLLVRLDMSEMSESHGVSRLIGSPAGYVGYGDGGQLTEPVRRRPSCVVVLDEIEKAHREVQLLLLQVLEEGRLTDGKGRHIDFSNTVIVLTTNLGAEAFHRTSRSLGFGTPAVESAQANDMDSASQAARQAMPPELWNRIDERLPFRPLSETDVARIATLLLDESRKRLATEKSIEYAAGADVVELLMKSGGFDPKLGARPMRQVVQRLVEAPLAERILAGEFMPGDRVAVSVQNGELQFLREER; encoded by the coding sequence ATGGTCGACAGCACGGATCTCGCACAGGTACTCCAAGAAGCCTCCGACATCGCTCAGAGCGTTGCACAGAAACTCACCTCGGCTCACGTGCTGCTCGCCCTGTTCACGGTGGAGAACCGGGCGCAGCTGCTGCTCAAGGAGAAGGGCGTCGACGAGGACAGCCTGCTCGAGCACATGACGGCCCACGTCCAGGAGCAGGATGGGCTGGTCCGCACGCTGTGTATGCGCGCGCGCGAGAACGCCCAGAGCATGGGCTCGCGCGAGGCCGACTGCCTCCACTTGCTCGTGGCCTTCACGCGCGTGCCGTGCGCCGCGCGGGAGATGCTCACCAAGGCGGGGCTGCACCTCATCAGCCTGGCGAACATCGCCATGTCCTACTGTGTCAGTGGGAACACCCCCCGGCGCTTCCAGCCCGGCCGCAACCCGCAGCCCCTGGTCATGCCCCGGCCGAGCCGGCCGCCGGGCTCGCCGCCCTCGGCGCTGCCGATGAACGCCTTCGCGTCGAGCATCTCGCGCGCGCCGCCTCCGCCGCCCCGCGCCCCGTCCCGTCCGGCGCTCTCGCCGCGCGACCTCATCGACGAGGTGCACGAGGACGTGCGCACCGTCACGCCCCCGCCCCTTCCCCCCGCGCCCGCGCGCACGCCTCCGCCGGTGGCCGCGCCCGCCGCGCCGCCCGTGGCCGCGCCGCCCGCTGTCGTGACCCCCGCGGCCGCGCCCCCTGTCGCCCCGCCCGCCGCCGCGCCCGCGCGCCCCGCGCCCGCGCGCACGGCGGCCCCGCTGGTGCTCGACGAGAAGCGCTTCCCGCTGCTCACCTCCCACGGCCGCAACCTCAGCCGGCTCGCCCAGGAGGGCAAGCTGGATCCCGTGGTGGGCCGCGCCAAGGAGATCGAGGAGGTCATCGACGTCCTCGGCAAGCGGCGCACCAACAACCCGTGCCTGCTGGGCGAGGCGGGCGTGGGCAAGACGGCGGTGGTGGAGGGCGTGGCGCAGCGGCTCACCGAGCTGCGCGGCGGCCTCGCCGAGAAGATCCTCATCGAGCTGGACATGGCCACGCTGGTGGCGGGCACGCAGCTGCGCGGCGCCTTCTCCGAGAAGCTCAACGCCCTCAAGGACGAGGTGCGGCGCGGGGATGGCCGCGTGGTCGTCTTCATCGACGAGATCCACACCCTGGTGGGCGCGGGCTCCACGGGCGAGGGCCCCCAGGACGCGGCCAACGAGCTCAAGACGGCCATGGCGCGCGGGGAGTTTCCCTGCATCGGCGCCACCACGCACGACGAGTACCGCAAGTTCATCTCGCAGGACCCCGCGCTCGAGCGGCGCTTCACGCCCGTGGTCGTCCACGAGCCCTCGGTGCCCGAGACGGTGGAGATCCTCCAGGGCATCATCGGCCGTTACGAGGACCACCACGGCCTGCTCTACGCCCCGGACGCGCTGGAAGCCGCCGCGTCGCTCGCCTCGCGCTACGTGACGGACCGCTTCATGCCGGACAAGGCCATCTCCGTGGTGGACCTGGCCGGCTCGCGCTGCCGCCGCGAGGGCAAGGAGCTGGTGGAGGCCAGCGACGTGGCGCGCATCGTGGCGAAGATCGCCGGCATCCCCGAGGAGCGTCTGTTGATGACGGACTCGGCGCGGCTGCTCCGCCTGGAGGCGGACCTGGGCGAGCGCGTCATCGGCCACGAGGAGGCCATCTCGCGCATCGCGCGCGTCATCCGCCGCAACTACGCGGGCTTCGCCTCGCGCCGCCCCATGGGCTCCTTCCTCTTCCTGGGCCCCACGGGCGTGGGCAAGACGGAGATGGCGCGGGCGCTCGCCGAGGTGCTCTTCGGCAGCAAGGATCTGCTCGTGCGCCTGGACATGAGCGAGATGTCCGAGAGCCACGGCGTGTCACGGCTCATCGGCTCGCCGGCGGGCTACGTGGGCTATGGCGATGGCGGCCAGCTCACCGAGCCCGTGCGCCGCCGCCCCTCGTGCGTGGTGGTGCTCGACGAGATCGAGAAGGCGCACCGCGAGGTGCAGCTGCTCCTGCTCCAGGTGCTGGAGGAGGGCCGGCTCACCGACGGCAAGGGTCGGCACATCGACTTCTCCAACACGGTCATCGTGCTGACGACGAACCTGGGCGCGGAGGCCTTCCACCGCACGAGCCGCAGCCTCGGCTTCGGCACGCCGGCGGTCGAGTCCGCGCAGGCCAACGACATGGACTCGGCGAGCCAGGCCGCGCGGCAGGCGATGCCGCCCGAGTTGTGGAACCGCATCGACGAGCGGCTGCCGTTCCGCCCCCTGAGCGAGACGGACGTGGCGCGCATCGCCACGCTGCTGCTGGACGAGAGCCGCAAGCGGCTCGCCACCGAGAAGAGCATCGAGTACGCGGCGGGCGCGGACGTGGTGGAGCTGCTCATGAAGTCCGGCGGCTTCGATCCGAAGCTGGGCGCGCGGCCCATGCGCCAGGTGGTGCAGCGGCTGGTGGAGGCGCCGCTCGCCGAGCGCATCCTCGCGGGCGAGTTCATGCCGGGAGACCGCGTGGCGGTGAGCGTGCAGAACGGGGAGTTGCAATTCCTGCGTGAGGAGCGGTGA
- a CDS encoding DUF2520 domain-containing protein, with the protein MSPTRPGRPAVVVVGAGRLGGALALGLGAKRWSVRVAARSAESQRRARALGLTLATEQDIERARVCLLCVPDQAVAAVAEEMKAQLPRGAALVHCAGALSLDALGTPQGRVLGSFHPLVAVSDARDSLAGNAVAVSTRSKALRETLERMAEDLGLRVLRVKEAQRGAYHAGAVLSAGGVVATLSAAVEALRVAGISEEDALAALLPLTRSALRGVEARGLAAGYTGPIARGDAGVVAAHLAALPPEVGAVYRPLSRRAVGLIHHRLTPEARAALAQALAEEP; encoded by the coding sequence ATGAGCCCCACGCGTCCCGGTCGCCCAGCGGTGGTGGTGGTGGGCGCGGGCCGACTGGGCGGCGCGCTCGCCCTGGGGCTCGGGGCGAAGCGCTGGTCCGTCCGGGTGGCGGCGCGCTCCGCGGAGAGCCAGCGCCGGGCCCGCGCGCTCGGCCTGACGCTCGCGACGGAGCAGGACATCGAGCGGGCCCGGGTGTGCCTGCTGTGCGTGCCGGACCAGGCCGTCGCGGCGGTCGCCGAGGAGATGAAGGCCCAGCTTCCCCGGGGCGCGGCCCTGGTGCACTGCGCGGGGGCGCTGTCGCTCGACGCACTGGGCACCCCCCAGGGCCGGGTACTCGGCTCCTTCCATCCCCTGGTGGCGGTGTCGGACGCGCGCGATTCGCTCGCGGGCAATGCCGTGGCCGTCAGCACCCGCTCCAAGGCCCTGCGCGAGACGCTCGAGCGCATGGCGGAGGACCTGGGCCTGCGGGTGCTCCGGGTGAAGGAGGCCCAGCGCGGCGCCTACCACGCCGGCGCCGTGCTGAGCGCGGGCGGAGTGGTGGCCACCCTCTCCGCGGCGGTGGAGGCCCTGCGCGTGGCGGGCATCTCCGAGGAGGACGCGCTCGCCGCGCTCTTGCCGCTCACGCGCTCGGCGCTCCGGGGCGTGGAGGCGCGGGGCCTGGCGGCGGGCTACACGGGGCCCATCGCGCGGGGCGACGCGGGCGTGGTCGCGGCGCACCTGGCGGCCCTGCCTCCCGAGGTGGGCGCCGTCTACCGGCCCCTGTCCCGGCGCGCGGTGGGGCTCATCCACCACCGGCTCACCCCCGAGGCCCGAGCCGCGTTGGCCCAGGCGCTCGCGGAAGAGCCTTGA
- a CDS encoding DUF6310 domain-containing protein produces MGIALLYPAGTAGPEVDRRPEWLDARGEYEARLREVAEVASQLLLELDAQPRAVRAPAQEPSPRKQSANALAQEEDDPKCKPIPKPRHLGGHAPHNACADKLPGNTFPGGDVYVNGKRFDALQQASRTLWEVKTDDFGKHSPHSQKFFIKMKLGEIQREAKLASECGYDFIVGVHSQAHQRALKFADPSLKVVVMDWC; encoded by the coding sequence GTGGGCATTGCCCTGCTCTATCCCGCAGGCACCGCCGGGCCGGAGGTCGACCGCCGTCCGGAATGGTTGGATGCTCGAGGAGAGTACGAGGCCCGCCTGCGGGAAGTGGCGGAAGTCGCGTCACAGCTCCTGCTGGAACTGGACGCCCAGCCGCGTGCGGTGAGAGCACCGGCGCAGGAGCCGTCACCGCGAAAGCAGTCCGCGAACGCGCTCGCCCAGGAGGAGGACGACCCGAAGTGCAAGCCCATCCCCAAGCCCCGCCACCTGGGCGGGCACGCCCCTCACAACGCGTGCGCCGACAAGCTGCCAGGCAACACTTTTCCCGGAGGGGATGTGTACGTGAATGGGAAGCGCTTCGACGCGCTCCAACAGGCCTCGCGCACGCTCTGGGAGGTCAAGACCGATGACTTCGGCAAGCACTCCCCTCACTCGCAGAAGTTCTTCATCAAGATGAAGTTGGGCGAGATCCAGCGAGAGGCCAAGCTCGCCAGTGAATGCGGGTATGACTTCATCGTGGGCGTGCACAGCCAGGCTCATCAGCGTGCGCTGAAGTTCGCGGACCCATCGCTCAAAGTCGTCGTCATGGATTGGTGTTGA
- a CDS encoding DUF5953 family protein yields the protein MASSQNDLGLIVYAPPLSGNGDRTLTIVHGMERALPGLNLGWTTSEEEDLRALPFRDEWLVAQGADGVLPFLCNNDDEHVVTIAGWENPNGLSAEGLPHLEIHADLPLDAPGISAAMDVLEAIAEGACAFWGHVTPFDAGVEIAEQTSPTLSGPPAPPRGLPALKLPDAIRAPEIPHRLGWLNYWSAASARAIGFPDPARDADLISRARRTATDGWIVQLTQAPLDLDHPGHLDALKRAYERFPEIGGRTVP from the coding sequence ATGGCCTCCAGCCAGAACGATCTTGGCCTCATCGTCTACGCACCTCCTCTCTCGGGGAATGGAGACAGGACGCTGACCATCGTCCATGGGATGGAACGCGCACTTCCCGGTTTGAACCTGGGGTGGACGACTTCTGAAGAAGAAGACCTGCGCGCGCTGCCCTTCCGAGACGAATGGCTCGTGGCCCAAGGAGCCGACGGAGTGCTTCCGTTCCTGTGCAACAATGACGACGAGCATGTCGTGACGATTGCCGGCTGGGAAAACCCGAACGGTCTTTCAGCGGAAGGTCTGCCCCATCTCGAAATCCATGCGGATCTACCCCTCGACGCACCTGGTATCTCCGCGGCCATGGATGTCCTGGAAGCGATCGCGGAAGGGGCGTGCGCGTTCTGGGGTCACGTCACGCCATTCGACGCGGGAGTCGAGATCGCGGAGCAGACGAGTCCCACGTTGTCAGGACCCCCGGCCCCGCCCCGGGGACTGCCCGCGCTCAAGCTCCCAGACGCGATCCGCGCGCCTGAGATTCCACATCGCCTCGGGTGGTTGAACTACTGGTCGGCCGCGTCCGCACGTGCCATCGGGTTTCCGGACCCCGCCCGCGACGCGGACTTGATCTCCCGTGCGCGGCGCACCGCGACGGATGGGTGGATCGTTCAACTCACGCAGGCGCCGCTGGATCTGGACCATCCCGGGCACCTGGACGCGCTCAAACGGGCGTACGAACGCTTCCCGGAGATTGGCGGGCGCACGGTTCCGTAA
- a CDS encoding ATP-binding protein: protein MVDDEPALRALLAFVVQRAGAVPVVAADAASARQLAARHTFACALIDKNMPGESGLEFLKWLRVTQPECNAVIVTAYGNVDSAVEALRLGAFDYLLKPFEVDALEHRLKLALEQYRMRQEREHMQAMLVQSDRLASLGLLAAGVVHEVNTPLAYILSNLDWLDEELPALRQGVGPQDPLTLGKRLEAVETTLRDIREGAERVRDIARDVKAFARDSDDASMLVDLREVLDAALKMALVHIRYRARVVRDYQEVPMVLANEPRLAQVFLNLVVNAAQAIPEDGGEHEIRVRLWTGPQGEACAEVTDTGTGIAPEHMAHLFEPFFTTKPRGEGTGLGLFICKSIVEAFDGAITVSSHPGHGTSFRLTLPPHVRDSAMPPALEPVALAVS from the coding sequence GTGGTCGACGATGAACCGGCCCTGCGCGCCTTGCTCGCCTTCGTGGTGCAGCGCGCGGGGGCGGTGCCGGTGGTGGCCGCGGACGCCGCGAGCGCCCGGCAGCTCGCCGCGCGTCACACCTTCGCCTGCGCGCTCATCGACAAGAACATGCCGGGCGAGAGCGGCCTGGAGTTCCTCAAGTGGCTGCGCGTCACCCAGCCCGAGTGCAACGCCGTCATCGTCACCGCCTACGGCAACGTGGACAGCGCCGTGGAGGCGCTGCGCCTGGGCGCCTTCGACTACCTGCTCAAGCCCTTCGAGGTGGACGCGCTCGAGCACCGCCTCAAGCTGGCGCTGGAGCAGTACCGCATGCGCCAGGAGCGCGAGCACATGCAGGCCATGCTGGTGCAGTCCGACCGGCTCGCGTCGCTGGGCCTGCTCGCCGCCGGTGTGGTGCACGAGGTGAACACGCCCCTGGCCTACATCCTGTCCAACCTGGACTGGCTCGACGAGGAGCTGCCCGCCTTGCGCCAGGGCGTGGGTCCGCAGGATCCGCTGACGCTCGGCAAGCGCCTGGAGGCGGTGGAGACGACGCTGCGCGACATCCGCGAGGGCGCCGAGCGCGTGCGCGACATCGCCCGGGACGTGAAGGCGTTCGCGCGGGACTCGGACGACGCGAGCATGCTGGTGGACTTGCGCGAGGTGCTCGACGCGGCCCTGAAGATGGCGCTCGTGCACATCCGCTACCGGGCGCGCGTGGTGCGCGACTACCAGGAGGTGCCGATGGTGCTCGCCAACGAGCCGCGGCTCGCGCAGGTGTTCCTCAACCTGGTGGTCAACGCCGCCCAGGCCATTCCCGAGGACGGGGGCGAGCACGAAATCCGCGTGCGGCTGTGGACGGGCCCCCAGGGCGAGGCGTGCGCCGAGGTGACGGACACGGGCACGGGGATCGCCCCCGAGCACATGGCGCACCTCTTCGAGCCCTTCTTCACCACCAAGCCCCGGGGCGAGGGCACGGGCCTGGGCCTCTTCATCTGCAAGTCCATCGTGGAGGCCTTCGACGGCGCCATCACCGTGTCGAGCCACCCGGGCCACGGCACGTCCTTCCGGCTGACGCTGCCGCCGCACGTGCGCGACTCGGCCATGCCCCCGGCCCTGGAGCCGGTGGCCCTGGCGGTGTCGTGA
- a CDS encoding serine/threonine-protein kinase yields the protein MSRRPRTAGKSSSPESPSVAEDMPPAPPVMGRLAQGTVIAGRYRVLSFAAEGAQGTVYAVEESVSRERLALRRLGAPAASVPRLVKRLARELRPVRKVVHPHVCQLREVGEHTPDTSAGDGAAPFAFLAFDWLEGETLAAHLRRVGRLTPERTLLLAAQLASALDATHAARVIHGDLKSGHVMLVPTPSGIPRAVVTDLGLKAPGGGEEGTEPEGQGTVDAVAYLSPEQVEGEAPTPASDLYAFGVLLFEMVTGERPFGGETPGVAAVKRLVEPPPSVDARIPGLPPSWERTLRRCLARRPEERFASAALILEALKGQGARHEPPPPERPFSVALAESGAPLPSRGSDEPLRLSRRAWRGTQPASPEAAHLYSDGLLALQHHDAPLALARLERVVALAPEFAPGHSALSVAYRLSFLDDRAREAARRARALSEGLPREEHLLVLARDHEAHADWAAAREAYGQLFGLCPDNVEYGTAWAAARAFTGQGREALDTLAGLSRLPEPGGGDARIDLTASLVTMLGGDVTASRRHAEWAVARAERAGQPLLVASALVAWAYAQRQLGESARALPALEDAARLCLGRGERGGAARALAACALVRIDLGRLRDAQGCLEAMARLARELAHPSLEAEAQGNAGWVAFQRGELTRALARTRRTTDLYRRLDMRAEEAAFNVQLGMVLRERGDLDEAQRLLEQSRQSLNIVFGDESSEGWASYELGLLLLDRGELVTARGWLERTLELRRARGQQALVAETERALARVALAAGRTEEALGLAERVCAAYAEQRQPMQEGGAQAVRARVLLAGRAPERAREALARARELTHANEYALVAAQVELTRARVALRLGTAEERRTAAAALHAPLELAARGHLMGLLLEARLLRAALTRESAEAAALAELKKVEVEAQRLGYRPLATEAGAALRAGSAR from the coding sequence ATGAGCCGCCGTCCGCGAACCGCGGGGAAGTCTTCCTCGCCCGAGAGTCCTTCCGTCGCCGAGGACATGCCGCCGGCCCCGCCTGTCATGGGACGGCTCGCCCAGGGCACGGTGATCGCGGGCCGCTACCGGGTGTTGTCCTTCGCGGCCGAGGGCGCCCAGGGGACGGTCTACGCGGTGGAGGAGTCCGTGTCCCGCGAGCGCCTCGCCCTGCGGCGGCTCGGCGCCCCCGCGGCCTCCGTCCCGCGTCTGGTCAAACGCCTCGCGCGGGAGCTGCGACCCGTGCGCAAGGTGGTGCACCCCCACGTGTGCCAGCTGCGCGAGGTGGGGGAGCACACCCCGGACACCTCGGCCGGGGACGGGGCGGCGCCCTTCGCCTTCCTCGCCTTCGACTGGTTGGAGGGCGAGACCCTCGCGGCGCACCTGCGGCGCGTGGGACGGCTGACGCCCGAGCGGACCCTGCTGCTGGCCGCGCAGCTGGCCTCGGCCCTGGATGCCACGCACGCGGCGCGGGTCATCCATGGGGACTTGAAGAGTGGCCACGTGATGCTGGTGCCCACGCCCTCGGGGATTCCGCGCGCGGTGGTGACGGACCTCGGCCTCAAGGCCCCGGGGGGGGGTGAGGAGGGCACGGAGCCGGAAGGCCAGGGCACGGTGGACGCCGTGGCCTACCTGTCGCCCGAGCAGGTGGAGGGCGAGGCGCCCACGCCCGCCTCGGACCTGTACGCCTTCGGCGTGCTGCTCTTCGAGATGGTGACGGGGGAGCGGCCCTTCGGCGGGGAGACGCCCGGGGTCGCCGCCGTCAAACGGCTCGTCGAGCCGCCGCCCTCGGTCGACGCCCGCATCCCCGGACTTCCTCCGAGCTGGGAGAGGACCCTGCGTCGGTGCCTCGCGCGTCGGCCCGAGGAGCGCTTCGCCTCGGCCGCGCTCATCCTCGAGGCCTTGAAGGGACAGGGCGCGCGGCACGAGCCGCCTCCGCCCGAGCGTCCGTTCTCCGTGGCGCTCGCGGAGTCGGGGGCGCCACTGCCTTCCCGGGGTTCGGACGAGCCCTTGCGGCTGTCCCGGCGCGCCTGGCGGGGCACCCAGCCCGCGTCCCCCGAGGCCGCGCACCTGTACTCGGACGGCCTGCTCGCGCTCCAGCACCACGACGCGCCCCTGGCCCTGGCGCGGCTCGAGCGGGTGGTGGCGCTGGCGCCGGAGTTCGCGCCGGGGCACTCGGCGCTCTCCGTGGCGTACCGGTTGTCCTTCCTCGATGACCGGGCCCGGGAGGCGGCGCGGCGGGCCCGCGCGCTGTCCGAGGGCCTGCCCCGCGAGGAGCACCTGCTCGTCCTGGCGCGCGACCACGAGGCGCATGCCGACTGGGCGGCGGCCCGCGAGGCCTATGGCCAGCTCTTCGGCCTCTGTCCGGACAACGTGGAGTACGGCACGGCGTGGGCGGCCGCGCGGGCGTTCACGGGCCAGGGGCGCGAGGCATTGGACACCCTGGCGGGACTGTCCCGGTTGCCGGAGCCCGGGGGGGGCGACGCGCGCATCGATCTGACGGCCTCCCTGGTGACGATGTTGGGGGGCGATGTCACGGCCTCACGGCGACATGCCGAGTGGGCCGTGGCGCGGGCCGAGCGCGCGGGCCAGCCGCTCCTCGTCGCCTCGGCGCTCGTGGCCTGGGCGTATGCCCAGCGACAGCTCGGCGAGTCCGCGCGGGCCCTGCCGGCCCTGGAGGACGCGGCGCGGCTGTGCCTCGGGCGGGGGGAGCGGGGAGGGGCGGCGCGGGCCCTCGCCGCGTGCGCGCTCGTGCGCATCGACCTGGGCCGCCTGCGGGACGCGCAGGGGTGCCTGGAGGCGATGGCGCGGCTGGCCCGGGAGCTCGCGCATCCGTCGCTCGAGGCCGAGGCCCAGGGCAACGCCGGTTGGGTGGCCTTCCAGCGCGGGGAGCTGACGCGGGCCCTCGCGCGCACCCGTCGGACGACGGACCTCTACCGGCGGCTGGACATGCGCGCGGAGGAGGCGGCCTTCAACGTCCAGCTGGGCATGGTGCTGCGCGAGCGGGGAGACCTGGACGAGGCCCAGCGCCTGTTGGAGCAGTCCCGGCAGTCCCTCAACATCGTCTTCGGGGACGAGTCCTCCGAGGGCTGGGCGAGCTACGAGCTGGGCCTGCTCTTGCTGGACCGGGGGGAGCTGGTGACGGCGCGCGGGTGGCTCGAGCGCACCCTGGAGCTGCGCCGGGCGCGGGGGCAGCAGGCCCTGGTGGCCGAGACGGAGCGGGCCCTGGCGCGCGTGGCGCTGGCGGCGGGGCGCACCGAGGAGGCCCTGGGCCTGGCGGAGCGGGTGTGCGCGGCGTACGCGGAGCAGCGGCAGCCGATGCAGGAGGGTGGGGCGCAAGCGGTGCGGGCCCGGGTGCTGCTCGCGGGACGCGCTCCCGAGCGGGCCCGCGAGGCGCTCGCGCGGGCGCGGGAGTTGACGCACGCCAACGAGTACGCGCTCGTCGCCGCGCAGGTGGAGCTGACGCGGGCCCGGGTGGCGCTGCGCCTGGGCACGGCCGAGGAGCGGCGGACGGCGGCGGCCGCGCTCCATGCCCCGCTCGAGCTGGCGGCGCGGGGCCACCTCATGGGCCTGTTGTTGGAGGCCCGGCTGCTCCGGGCCGCGCTGACGCGCGAGAGCGCGGAGGCCGCGGCGCTCGCGGAGCTCAAGAAGGTGGAGGTCGAGGCCCAGCGGCTCGGCTACCGCCCGCTGGCGACCGAGGCCGGGGCGGCGCTACGCGCGGGGTCCGCCCGGTAG